A part of Streptomyces sp. NBC_01235 genomic DNA contains:
- a CDS encoding transposase, which produces MLSVVNADGTTGTGSLIDDIVREGARRMLAAALEAEVNSCMDELSDQRDEHGRRLVVSNGHHQAGNVTTAAGAVEVKAPRVNDKRVDETTGERKRFSSAILPPWCRKSPKVSEVLPLLHLHGLSSGDFVPALEQFLGSTAGLSPATVTRLTQQWQADHVAFGKPDPSTKTYGAKFPRAVKKITDDVDELLAFYDFPAVHWIHLRTTNPIESAFATVRLRTKVTRGAGSPAAALALVFKLVESAQQRWQAVNAPHLVALVRAGARFERGLLVERPKAA; this is translated from the coding sequence GTGCTGAGCGTAGTGAATGCCGATGGAACGACCGGGACCGGCTCCCTGATCGACGACATCGTCCGGGAGGGCGCGAGGCGGATGCTGGCCGCCGCGCTGGAAGCTGAAGTCAACTCCTGTATGGATGAGTTGTCCGATCAGCGGGATGAGCACGGGCGCCGTCTGGTGGTCAGCAACGGCCATCACCAGGCAGGGAACGTCACGACCGCGGCCGGGGCGGTCGAGGTGAAGGCCCCGCGGGTCAACGACAAGCGCGTCGACGAGACCACCGGCGAGCGCAAGCGGTTCTCCTCGGCGATCCTGCCGCCGTGGTGCCGCAAGTCCCCGAAGGTCAGCGAGGTGCTGCCCCTGCTCCATCTGCACGGCCTGTCCTCCGGCGACTTCGTGCCCGCCCTGGAGCAGTTCCTCGGCTCGACGGCCGGCCTCTCACCGGCGACGGTCACCCGCCTCACCCAGCAATGGCAAGCCGATCACGTCGCGTTCGGCAAGCCCGATCCGTCCACCAAGACCTACGGCGCAAAGTTCCCCAGGGCCGTCAAGAAGATCACCGACGACGTCGACGAGCTGCTGGCGTTCTACGACTTCCCCGCCGTGCACTGGATCCACCTGCGGACGACCAACCCGATCGAGTCGGCCTTCGCCACTGTCCGCCTGCGGACCAAGGTCACCCGGGGCGCCGGCAGTCCGGCCGCCGCCCTGGCCCTGGTTTTCAAGCTCGTGGAGTCCGCACAGCAGCGGTGGCAAGCTGTGAACGCACCCCACCTCGTCGCCCTCGTCCGCGCCGGAGCCCGCTTCGAACGCGGCCTCTTGGTCGAGCGACCGAAGGCGGCGTGA
- a CDS encoding polymer-forming cytoskeletal protein: MSDQPLLTYRVATSPAPLQAGTAGTNSQGRITLTVTAGAEDTYCDWIQIAVPGDAKSGGAYFTDDPKPVFSSDGNWSAGSLVQVSAQHLGLAGDALYYRAIFHYQGDDSEPFDGTLHLGVSGELVDSTGTLDLHITEHSDTSSDPDDFASRRRTVPLPVTEPVFYLNAFLARDDDSATAPKTKFSSDDNPYLSWESNGSYYRVFDGDGEIVYEGSDTFFTLPDESLAMDTTFTLEASMSPEGAGSGFETIHQYAVLTLTVKDPTLDALTVEGEISGESGLEISGNASVGNSLTVNNSLTVSGSADVGNSLTVRGNTYAQNSLTVNGSLTAQSSLYSGGSAQISGDLTVDSTLNANGTLNAYGQVNAVSDEHYVRIRELRGPYGEQLSINSNVEVISGCDLNVTGDNKAKGYKVFSNNDTVSLWNNHYSGYFYATMFVNDSRRQVAVWDPGNDVNSAQWRISFD, translated from the coding sequence ATGTCCGATCAGCCCCTGCTCACCTACCGTGTCGCCACCAGTCCGGCACCGCTCCAGGCGGGTACCGCGGGGACCAACTCCCAGGGCCGGATCACGCTCACCGTCACCGCGGGAGCGGAGGACACGTACTGCGACTGGATCCAGATAGCCGTGCCGGGCGACGCCAAGAGCGGGGGCGCTTACTTCACCGACGACCCGAAGCCGGTCTTCTCCTCGGACGGCAACTGGAGCGCGGGGTCCCTGGTCCAGGTGTCCGCCCAGCATCTGGGGCTGGCCGGTGACGCCCTGTACTACCGGGCGATCTTCCACTACCAGGGTGACGACAGCGAACCGTTCGACGGCACGCTGCATCTCGGGGTCAGCGGTGAACTGGTCGACAGCACCGGCACCCTCGACCTCCACATCACCGAGCACTCCGACACCTCGTCGGACCCCGACGACTTCGCGTCGCGCCGCCGGACCGTACCGCTGCCCGTCACGGAGCCCGTCTTCTATCTGAACGCCTTCCTGGCCCGCGACGACGACAGCGCCACCGCCCCGAAGACCAAGTTCTCCAGCGACGACAACCCGTATCTCTCGTGGGAGAGCAACGGCTCCTACTACCGCGTGTTCGACGGGGACGGCGAGATCGTCTACGAGGGCTCCGACACGTTCTTCACCCTCCCCGACGAATCCCTCGCCATGGACACCACCTTCACGCTGGAGGCGTCCATGTCCCCCGAGGGCGCCGGCAGCGGCTTCGAGACGATCCATCAGTACGCCGTTCTCACCCTCACGGTGAAGGACCCGACGCTGGACGCGCTGACGGTCGAGGGCGAGATATCGGGCGAGTCCGGACTGGAGATCAGCGGCAACGCGTCGGTGGGGAACTCCCTCACCGTGAACAACTCCCTCACGGTGAGCGGCTCGGCCGACGTCGGCAACAGCCTGACGGTCCGGGGCAACACCTACGCGCAGAACAGTCTCACCGTGAACGGCTCCCTGACCGCCCAGAGCAGTCTGTACTCCGGGGGCTCCGCCCAGATCAGCGGCGACCTCACGGTCGACAGCACCCTCAACGCCAACGGCACCCTGAACGCCTACGGCCAGGTCAACGCCGTCAGCGACGAGCATTACGTCCGGATCCGCGAGCTGCGCGGCCCGTACGGCGAGCAGCTCTCCATCAACAGCAACGTCGAGGTGATCTCGGGCTGCGATCTGAATGTGACGGGCGACAACAAGGCCAAGGGCTACAAGGTGTTCTCCAACAACGACACCGTCTCGCTGTGGAACAACCATTACTCGGGCTACTTCTACGCCACCATGTTCGTCAACGACAGCCGCCGCCAGGTGGCGGTGTGGGACCCGGGCAACGATGTGAACTCGGCGCAGTGGCGGATCTCCTTCGACTGA
- a CDS encoding DUF6603 domain-containing protein, with the protein MDLNALQAHLTGLGEPPALRTTDTALPTPLTDMLATFPNGTCQGAAGSGPAEIDGGHTELTLALTCSSTAWPVGGHVTLAVTGVTVTVTADGTVSLILSGALDAVDVVATVTEGEDGRLTAEVRPRKPGAFTDELDKLGGLLSDASLWQNAREGLRTFDFAARDVAGFDYRLSRKDGAEPAAYDVTSMAVVAALDLRGLALDIALWLPDLTVEGTPHDGKPINVRSLLGSFGIPVDEIPKSLTTSELRVDALLGDGYFVTMTVKDGWDIGPFTLTALSLSLYYDPASKFVAMASGTISLGHSIDIEVSAAQNGGATGGWTFSGGIAAGEIGIGDVIGALRLPDVPQPLKSLELTSLWLSYTTGTKVVDFLCQGQLTIADGIIASLGLTVTRDDTATRYGGKLTVDDFTFDITLDEEKTGTDLLIATYHSPEDADTKVTLRDWVAHFSADLAADIPESLHIELKDAKFVRVKPQSGPAQFCVGIDLSAGIDLAELPLVGGFLAEIGGSLAVDSLQVLYSSGVIDAAAIGSVNTLLTKAQVVELPAGGLKAGPAALADLRIGKERTPVALGLPTTAAANGSAPSAPAQANAPTGSAPSRSSAGVWITVQKTIGVVQINRVGVIYQHNTLLFGLDAGIQLGPLVMSLDGLAVGSSLEKFAPAFRLDGVGIGYAAPPIEIEGALLHLPDDQLDEGVAFQYDGTATVAVPDFSLAAVGSYAQLTDGKPSLFVFAQVEAPIVAAPPILITGLMAGFGFNRELTLPTPREVSGFPLLALNKQGPDADLKPSGMLEVLEGRTPAVPGSPARKWIAPRQGAYWLALGIEFSVAEVVNSKVLLAAEFGDELALAVLGIATLQLPMPAESATRTYVYAELGLEAVIRPLAGSFELAAELAPVSYVLTPDCHLTGGFAASVWFGSNPNAGQFVVTLGGYHPSFRRPAAYPDVPRLGINWAVSSNLTITAQAYLAVTPSCAMAGGRLSIVFHAGDFRAWFTAQADVLLSWRPFFFTARISVSIGASYTVNIGIIHKTISVTVGACLELWGPPTGGSVTAHFVGFSKTISFGPGPSGADAEALGWDDFASMLPKPADVITIGPVNGIDKTAEDSGHDPGNSGKVWYARARDLRFFTQSAVPASHLRLGDDPLSSPAAEDTPGVDVRPMNRTGLIGEHRLRLYFEDAPAPMDGWTATARTHNLPASLWGAPPSPFSHTPDAPGAEVLTGRPVGYDIQAPRPELAGSRGVFPLGEYSAEEIPPGLAPLSSSPVADRDYVSVADDSCVARIGQTDRGPARTGRDQMCAALADAGLFKDPGDGLTALAAGAAHFYRRAPLVQNPG; encoded by the coding sequence ATGGATCTCAACGCTCTCCAGGCACATCTCACCGGCCTGGGCGAGCCGCCGGCCCTGCGCACCACGGACACCGCGCTCCCCACCCCGTTGACGGACATGCTGGCCACGTTCCCGAACGGCACCTGTCAGGGAGCGGCCGGCTCGGGCCCGGCGGAGATCGACGGCGGGCACACCGAACTGACGCTCGCCCTCACCTGTTCGTCCACCGCCTGGCCGGTCGGCGGTCATGTCACCCTCGCGGTGACCGGCGTGACCGTGACCGTGACGGCGGACGGCACCGTCAGCCTGATCCTGAGCGGCGCCCTCGATGCCGTCGACGTGGTGGCCACCGTGACCGAAGGCGAGGACGGACGCCTCACCGCCGAAGTACGCCCGCGGAAGCCCGGGGCGTTCACCGATGAACTGGACAAGCTGGGCGGACTCCTCAGCGACGCGTCCCTGTGGCAGAACGCGCGAGAAGGGCTGCGCACCTTCGACTTCGCGGCCCGCGATGTCGCCGGATTCGACTACCGGCTGTCCCGCAAGGACGGAGCCGAACCGGCCGCCTACGACGTGACGTCCATGGCGGTCGTCGCCGCGCTCGACCTCAGGGGACTCGCGCTGGACATCGCGTTGTGGCTGCCCGACCTGACCGTCGAAGGCACACCGCACGACGGGAAGCCGATCAACGTCCGCTCGCTGCTGGGCTCGTTCGGCATACCCGTGGACGAGATACCCAAGTCACTGACCACCAGTGAACTGCGCGTCGACGCCCTGCTCGGCGACGGGTACTTCGTCACCATGACGGTCAAGGACGGCTGGGACATCGGTCCGTTCACCCTGACGGCTCTGTCCCTGTCCCTGTACTACGACCCGGCCTCGAAGTTCGTGGCCATGGCCTCGGGCACCATCTCCCTCGGCCACTCCATCGACATCGAGGTCTCCGCCGCCCAGAACGGCGGAGCCACCGGCGGCTGGACCTTCAGCGGCGGGATCGCCGCCGGGGAGATCGGCATCGGTGACGTCATCGGCGCCCTGCGCCTTCCCGATGTCCCCCAGCCGCTGAAGTCCCTGGAACTCACCAGCCTCTGGCTCTCGTACACCACCGGCACCAAGGTCGTGGACTTCCTCTGTCAGGGGCAGCTGACGATCGCCGACGGGATCATCGCCTCACTCGGTCTGACCGTCACCCGGGACGACACCGCGACCCGCTACGGCGGAAAACTGACCGTCGACGACTTCACCTTCGACATCACCCTCGACGAGGAGAAGACCGGCACCGACCTCCTCATAGCCACCTACCACTCTCCCGAGGACGCGGACACCAAAGTCACCCTGCGCGACTGGGTCGCCCACTTCTCCGCCGATCTCGCCGCCGACATCCCCGAGAGTCTGCACATCGAGCTGAAGGACGCGAAGTTCGTCCGGGTCAAGCCGCAGAGCGGCCCCGCGCAGTTCTGTGTCGGCATCGATCTGTCCGCCGGGATCGATCTCGCGGAACTTCCGCTGGTCGGAGGGTTTCTCGCCGAGATCGGCGGCAGTCTCGCCGTCGACAGTCTCCAGGTTCTGTACTCCTCCGGGGTGATCGACGCCGCCGCCATCGGCAGTGTCAATACCCTGCTCACCAAGGCGCAGGTCGTGGAGTTGCCGGCGGGCGGACTGAAGGCAGGTCCCGCCGCGCTCGCCGATCTGCGGATCGGGAAGGAGCGCACACCCGTCGCCCTCGGTCTGCCCACGACCGCCGCCGCGAACGGCAGCGCCCCCAGCGCCCCCGCGCAGGCCAACGCCCCCACCGGCAGCGCCCCGTCCCGTTCCTCCGCCGGCGTCTGGATCACCGTCCAGAAGACCATCGGTGTCGTCCAGATCAACCGCGTCGGGGTGATCTACCAGCACAACACGCTGCTCTTCGGCCTCGACGCCGGGATTCAGCTCGGGCCTCTCGTCATGTCGCTCGACGGGCTGGCCGTCGGGTCGTCGCTGGAGAAGTTCGCGCCGGCGTTCCGGCTCGACGGTGTCGGTATCGGCTATGCCGCGCCGCCGATCGAGATCGAGGGCGCGCTGCTGCACCTTCCCGACGACCAGTTGGACGAGGGCGTGGCGTTCCAGTACGACGGGACGGCCACCGTCGCCGTGCCGGACTTCTCGCTCGCGGCAGTCGGCTCGTACGCGCAGCTCACGGACGGGAAGCCGTCGTTGTTCGTGTTCGCTCAGGTCGAGGCGCCGATCGTGGCCGCGCCGCCGATTCTGATCACGGGGCTGATGGCGGGGTTCGGGTTCAACCGGGAGCTGACGCTGCCCACCCCGCGCGAGGTGTCCGGGTTCCCGCTGCTCGCCCTGAACAAGCAGGGGCCGGACGCCGATCTGAAGCCGTCCGGGATGCTGGAGGTGCTGGAGGGGCGGACGCCCGCCGTACCCGGCAGTCCGGCGCGGAAGTGGATCGCGCCGCGCCAGGGGGCGTACTGGCTGGCCCTGGGGATCGAGTTCAGCGTCGCCGAGGTGGTCAACTCCAAGGTGCTGCTGGCCGCCGAGTTCGGTGATGAACTCGCGCTGGCCGTGCTGGGCATCGCGACGCTTCAGCTGCCGATGCCGGCCGAGTCCGCGACCCGTACGTATGTGTACGCGGAACTGGGGCTGGAGGCGGTGATCCGGCCCCTCGCGGGGAGTTTCGAGCTGGCGGCGGAACTGGCGCCGGTGTCGTACGTGCTGACTCCCGACTGTCATCTCACCGGGGGGTTCGCCGCGTCGGTGTGGTTCGGGTCCAACCCCAACGCGGGGCAGTTCGTGGTCACCCTCGGCGGCTATCACCCGTCGTTCCGGCGGCCCGCCGCCTACCCGGACGTGCCGCGGCTCGGGATCAACTGGGCGGTGAGCAGCAATCTGACGATCACCGCGCAGGCGTATCTCGCGGTGACGCCGTCGTGCGCGATGGCCGGGGGGCGGCTGAGCATCGTCTTCCACGCGGGGGACTTCCGGGCCTGGTTCACGGCCCAGGCGGATGTGCTGCTGTCCTGGCGGCCGTTCTTCTTCACCGCCCGGATCTCGGTGAGCATCGGCGCCTCGTACACCGTCAACATCGGGATCATCCACAAGACGATCAGTGTGACCGTCGGGGCCTGTCTGGAGTTGTGGGGGCCGCCGACCGGTGGCTCGGTCACCGCGCACTTCGTGGGCTTCTCCAAGACCATCAGCTTCGGTCCCGGTCCGTCCGGGGCGGACGCCGAGGCGCTCGGCTGGGACGACTTCGCGAGCATGCTGCCGAAACCGGCCGACGTCATCACCATCGGCCCGGTCAACGGCATCGACAAGACCGCCGAGGACAGCGGCCACGACCCCGGCAACAGCGGCAAGGTGTGGTACGCCCGCGCCCGTGACCTGCGGTTCTTCACCCAGTCCGCAGTGCCGGCCAGCCATCTGCGGCTCGGCGACGACCCGTTGTCCTCCCCCGCCGCCGAGGACACCCCCGGCGTCGACGTCCGCCCCATGAACCGCACCGGCCTCATCGGTGAGCACCGGCTCCGGCTGTACTTCGAGGACGCGCCCGCGCCGATGGACGGCTGGACCGCCACCGCCCGCACCCACAATCTCCCCGCGTCCTTGTGGGGCGCCCCGCCCTCCCCCTTCAGCCACACCCCGGACGCGCCCGGCGCCGAGGTGCTGACCGGCCGCCCGGTCGGCTACGACATCCAGGCGCCCCGGCCCGAACTGGCCGGCTCACGCGGGGTGTTCCCGCTCGGCGAGTACAGCGCGGAGGAGATCCCGCCCGGCCTCGCCCCGCTGTCCTCGTCCCCCGTCGCCGACCGCGATTACGTCTCGGTGGCCGACGACTCGTGCGTGGCGCGGATCGGGCAGACCGACCGAGGTCCGGCCCGCACCGGACGCGATCAGATGTGCGCGGCACTGGCCGACGCCGGTCTGTTCAAGGACCCGGGGGACGGACTGACCGCGCTGGCGGCGGGGGCCGCGCACTTCTACCGCCGGGCGCCGCTGGTGCAGAACCCCGGGTGA